In one window of Nocardia brasiliensis DNA:
- a CDS encoding methylmalonyl-CoA mutase family protein, giving the protein MPIASEPGTEPVPEYAAWRKGVAGVLAKVRRVEIAELPEEAEHLLDETTYDGLTIAPLYTRRNELPEQSLPGTFPFVRGGDATRDVHRGWHVSAYFGGSDAAAVHREIMAGLESGISALWLGVGERGVPVAQLPAALTGVLFDLAPLTLDAGPATAAAAAQVFTTLDGYDAGTRADIRVSLGAAPLTSRFADRADLGLPEAIALAESAAGRAETVRAITVDGTAFHDAGASDAQELGAAIAAGLAYLRALTERLDIADALAQLEFRFAATDDQFATIVKFRAARRLWARVAQVCGAPDLGGAPQHAVTSAAMMTQRDPWVNLLRTTLAAFGAGVGGADTVTVLPFDSALPDGELGVSKSFADRMARNTQLLLLEESRLGFVQDPGAGSWYVEDYTSELAAKAWEFMQEIEAAGGYLAALDSGLLTERIGATRTARDADVAHRKTAVTGVNEFPNLAEQPLSEAARLPGRVARYGAVFEELRNRSDAYLAAHGARPKALLVPLGSVAEHNVRVTFIANLLASGGIESINPGPLAIDGIAAAATEAGAPIAVLCGSDKRYGAEAGAAVAQLRAAGVETVLLAGAAKAVAELGEAQRPDGFLAAKIDAVAALSGLLEKVGA; this is encoded by the coding sequence ATGCCGATTGCTTCAGAGCCCGGGACGGAACCGGTGCCCGAGTATGCCGCGTGGCGCAAGGGTGTGGCGGGGGTGCTGGCGAAGGTCCGGCGCGTCGAAATCGCCGAACTGCCCGAGGAGGCCGAGCATCTCCTCGACGAAACCACCTACGACGGGCTGACTATCGCGCCGTTGTACACGCGGCGGAACGAACTGCCGGAGCAGTCGCTGCCCGGCACCTTTCCGTTCGTGCGCGGCGGTGACGCCACCCGCGATGTGCATCGCGGGTGGCACGTGAGCGCATATTTCGGCGGATCCGATGCGGCAGCGGTGCACCGCGAGATCATGGCTGGGCTGGAGAGCGGAATCAGCGCGCTGTGGCTCGGCGTTGGTGAGCGTGGCGTGCCGGTCGCGCAGCTGCCCGCCGCCCTGACCGGTGTGCTGTTCGATCTCGCACCGCTGACCCTGGACGCGGGCCCCGCGACCGCGGCGGCCGCCGCCCAGGTGTTCACCACGCTCGACGGCTACGACGCCGGTACCAGGGCCGACATCCGGGTCTCGCTCGGTGCCGCCCCGCTGACCAGCCGCTTCGCCGACCGGGCCGATCTCGGGCTGCCCGAGGCGATCGCGCTGGCCGAGTCGGCGGCCGGCCGCGCCGAGACCGTGCGTGCGATCACGGTGGACGGCACCGCCTTCCACGACGCAGGCGCCTCGGACGCGCAGGAGCTCGGTGCCGCGATCGCGGCGGGTCTGGCGTATCTGCGCGCGCTCACCGAACGGCTCGACATCGCGGACGCGTTGGCGCAGCTGGAGTTCCGGTTCGCGGCGACCGACGACCAGTTCGCCACCATCGTGAAATTCCGTGCGGCGCGCCGACTATGGGCTCGCGTCGCGCAGGTGTGCGGTGCGCCGGACTTGGGCGGCGCACCCCAGCACGCGGTGACCTCCGCGGCCATGATGACCCAGCGCGATCCGTGGGTGAACCTGCTGCGCACCACCCTGGCCGCGTTCGGCGCCGGGGTCGGCGGCGCGGACACGGTGACCGTGCTGCCGTTCGACTCGGCCCTGCCCGACGGCGAGCTCGGCGTCTCGAAGTCGTTCGCGGATCGCATGGCTCGCAACACGCAGCTGCTGCTGCTCGAGGAGTCCCGGCTCGGTTTCGTGCAGGACCCGGGGGCGGGCTCCTGGTACGTCGAGGACTACACGAGCGAGCTCGCCGCGAAGGCGTGGGAGTTCATGCAGGAGATCGAGGCCGCGGGCGGCTATCTCGCCGCGCTGGACTCCGGGCTGCTCACCGAGCGCATCGGCGCGACCAGGACGGCCCGCGATGCCGATGTCGCACACCGCAAGACGGCCGTCACCGGCGTCAACGAATTCCCGAACCTGGCCGAGCAGCCGCTGTCGGAGGCCGCACGGCTGCCGGGTCGCGTCGCCCGCTACGGCGCGGTGTTCGAGGAACTGCGCAACCGGTCCGACGCCTACCTCGCCGCGCACGGCGCGCGACCGAAAGCGCTGCTGGTGCCCCTTGGTTCGGTGGCCGAGCACAACGTGCGGGTGACGTTCATCGCGAACCTGCTGGCCTCCGGCGGGATCGAATCCATCAACCCGGGGCCGCTGGCGATCGACGGAATCGCCGCGGCGGCAACCGAAGCCGGCGCGCCGATCGCGGTGCTGTGCGGCTCGGACAAACGCTATGGCGCCGAAGCCGGGGCGGCGGTGGCACAGTTGCGCGCGGCGGGCGTCGAGACGGTGCTGCTGGCCGGTGCCGCCAAGGCGGTCGCCGAACTCGGTGAGGCACAACGACCCGACGGATTCCTCGCGGCGAAGATCGATGCGGTCGCGGCGCTGTCCGGCCTGTTGGAGAAGGTGGGAGCCTGA
- a CDS encoding TVP38/TMEM64 family protein — MTRLIRDPRVLALLVGVAALFVAALLVPLPSPQQIQQWASSVGPVFPLVFFVVHALVTVAPIPRTVFTVSAGLLFGPVLGIALAVGATTVSAALAILLVRALDREQVASRLTHPAVRAVDERLRRRGWLAVGSLRLIAAVPFSVLNYCAALSSIRFWPYMIATVLGVLPGTVGTVILSDALTGDTHPAMIVFSCVLIAIGVAGLIIDARMTTAPERELEPEPVAVADQPDAQRLLSRR; from the coding sequence GTGACCAGGCTGATCCGTGACCCCCGCGTGCTCGCGCTGCTCGTCGGCGTTGCCGCGCTTTTCGTCGCGGCGCTGCTGGTCCCGCTGCCGAGTCCGCAGCAGATCCAGCAGTGGGCGAGCTCGGTCGGGCCGGTCTTCCCGTTGGTCTTCTTCGTGGTGCACGCGCTGGTGACGGTCGCGCCGATTCCGCGCACCGTGTTCACGGTCAGCGCCGGGCTGCTGTTCGGCCCGGTGCTCGGCATCGCGCTCGCGGTCGGCGCGACGACGGTCAGTGCGGCACTGGCCATCCTGCTGGTGCGGGCGCTGGACCGCGAGCAGGTCGCGTCCCGGCTGACCCATCCCGCGGTCCGCGCGGTAGACGAGCGCCTGCGCCGCAGGGGCTGGCTCGCGGTCGGTTCGCTGCGGTTGATCGCGGCCGTGCCGTTCTCGGTGCTCAACTACTGCGCCGCGCTGTCCTCGATCCGCTTCTGGCCGTACATGATCGCCACGGTGCTCGGCGTGCTGCCCGGCACGGTCGGCACGGTGATTCTCAGCGACGCGCTCACCGGCGACACCCATCCGGCGATGATCGTGTTCTCCTGCGTGCTGATCGCGATCGGTGTCGCGGGCTTGATCATCGACGCCCGGATGACCACCGCACCCGAGCGGGAGCTCGAACCCGAGCCGGTCGCCGTAGCCGACCAGCCGGACGCGCAGCGCTTGCTCAGTCGACGGTGA
- a CDS encoding S1C family serine protease — MDAYSRTVISVAASVTPHVASVRTRRGSGSAVVFTDDGSLLTNAHVVGSARGGEVVFADGVEAKFEVVGIDPLSDLAVLRSRDGAPGAVSLGDADTLVVGQLVVAVGSPLGLAGSVTAGVVSALGRAVPVASRRAGRVIEDVIQTDAALNPGNSGGALSDSAGRVVGINTAVAGIGLGLAIPINATTLRIIDTLHTEGRVRRAYLGLVGMPAPLPATVAERTGQAAGVRIMEVVRGGPADAAGLRRGDLVLSVARAEVRDAQGIQRQLFADAIGAELPVTVLRNGAMVDVIAVPIELTVD, encoded by the coding sequence ATGGATGCCTATTCACGCACGGTGATCTCGGTGGCCGCGTCGGTCACGCCGCACGTGGCGAGCGTGCGCACGCGCCGGGGGAGCGGATCGGCTGTGGTGTTCACCGACGATGGATCTCTGCTCACCAACGCGCATGTGGTCGGATCGGCGCGCGGCGGCGAGGTGGTCTTCGCCGACGGCGTCGAAGCGAAATTCGAGGTGGTCGGCATCGATCCGCTGTCGGATCTGGCCGTGCTGCGCTCACGCGACGGCGCACCGGGCGCGGTGTCGCTCGGCGACGCGGACACCCTTGTCGTCGGTCAACTCGTTGTCGCGGTGGGCAGTCCGCTCGGACTGGCGGGTTCGGTCACGGCCGGTGTGGTCAGCGCGCTCGGTCGCGCTGTGCCGGTCGCCTCGCGTCGCGCCGGGCGGGTGATCGAGGATGTCATTCAAACCGACGCCGCCCTTAACCCCGGCAATTCCGGTGGTGCGCTGTCGGATTCGGCCGGGCGGGTGGTTGGCATCAATACGGCGGTCGCCGGTATCGGTCTGGGCCTTGCCATTCCGATCAACGCGACCACCCTGCGCATCATCGATACGCTGCACACCGAGGGGCGGGTGCGGCGTGCCTACCTCGGTCTGGTCGGCATGCCCGCGCCCTTGCCCGCGACGGTGGCGGAGCGAACCGGCCAGGCCGCCGGGGTGCGCATCATGGAGGTGGTCCGCGGCGGTCCCGCCGATGCCGCCGGATTGCGGCGCGGGGATCTGGTGCTGAGCGTCGCCCGAGCGGAAGTTCGTGACGCGCAAGGCATTCAGCGGCAGCTGTTCGCGGATGCGATCGGCGCCGAGCTGCCCGTGACAGTGCTGCGCAACGGCGCGATGGTCGACGTGATCGCGGTGCCGATCGAGCTCACCGTCGACTGA
- a CDS encoding metal-dependent hydrolase has translation MTEQRVRTAPRTGSGYPKARRIRFRFGDPVPMDKYYAGGDMVFSHFIAGLSAGFPPGEESFIRSVRRFADQITDPVLKERVAGFIGQEATHGREHRRLNDRLIEMGYPIEWLDAPSVTERQKRLEQRIPARLHLAATAAAEHYTAVLAERVLSSPEIQALAGDEEVRNLLNWHAFEELEHKSVAFDVYRAVGGTETMRILTMATLVALTVPLTAVSLTVSLSRDPDARRYPLSLAREAFTLFRGPVFRGLGRELVLYLRPGFHPDDIDSRELLRRWQQELFGAEGSLVGHLR, from the coding sequence ATGACCGAGCAACGGGTGCGCACAGCGCCACGCACAGGCAGCGGCTATCCGAAGGCACGGCGGATCAGATTCCGTTTCGGCGACCCGGTTCCCATGGACAAGTACTACGCGGGCGGGGACATGGTATTCAGCCATTTCATCGCCGGACTCTCCGCAGGCTTCCCGCCCGGCGAGGAGTCGTTCATCCGCTCGGTACGCCGGTTCGCCGATCAGATCACCGATCCGGTGCTCAAAGAGCGGGTGGCCGGATTCATCGGCCAGGAGGCGACCCACGGCCGGGAGCATCGGCGGCTCAACGACCGGCTCATCGAAATGGGTTATCCCATCGAATGGTTGGACGCGCCGAGCGTGACCGAGCGGCAGAAGCGCCTGGAGCAGCGCATCCCCGCACGGTTGCACCTGGCGGCCACCGCGGCGGCCGAGCACTACACCGCCGTGCTGGCAGAGCGCGTGCTGTCCAGCCCGGAGATCCAGGCGCTCGCCGGCGACGAGGAGGTGCGAAACCTGTTGAACTGGCATGCCTTCGAGGAACTGGAGCACAAGTCGGTGGCCTTCGACGTCTACCGCGCGGTGGGTGGCACCGAGACGATGCGCATCCTCACCATGGCCACGCTGGTCGCGCTGACCGTCCCGCTCACCGCCGTCAGCCTGACCGTCTCGCTCAGCCGCGACCCGGACGCCCGGCGCTATCCGCTGAGCCTGGCCAGGGAGGCGTTCACGCTGTTCCGCGGCCCGGTGTTCCGCGGCCTCGGCCGCGAACTCGTGCTGTACCTGCGACCCGGTTTCCATCCCGACGACATCGACTCGCGCGAGCTGTTGCGGCGCTGGCAGCAGGAGCTGTTCGGCGCCGAAGGCTCCCTCGTCGGGCACCTGCGATGA
- a CDS encoding flavin-containing monooxygenase: MNAGAPDHEVIVVGAGFGGIGAAIALQRKGIHDILVVDKWDRVGGTWHANTYPGVAVDIPSFIYSFSYEQRGDWSRIFAPGTELREYAESMVDKYGLRPKLRLNTTIVSATYDQQERRWLLGTDGGPTLTARYVVMAIGGLERPKLPDIPGLHDFGGTLMHTALWDDDVALAGKRVAVIGTGATALQLVPAVADQVAHLSVFQRTPIWVFPKTDAAVGRIGRAILGRPWLRSGIRMLGTVATEVGMGGMVVGPTWLSDAGRRMAEIPVRRWMRAQVHDPVVREKLIPAYGLGCKRPSMSNDYLATFNRPDVSLVTEPIAFVGEHGITTVDGSEHAVDVLICATGFKLWEKDSIPPFPVTGRDGCDLGEFWDRHRFQAYQGVSVPGFPNMFTITGPYGFVLGSYIWMIEATAAHLSRAIAETKRRGATECEISREAHDEYFAECLRRQEKNFLFTSACAGSNTYYLNSHGDSPFRPSTHGEMYWHNRHFDLDNYHYRHPVPARTAAGAVLEESA, encoded by the coding sequence ATGAACGCGGGGGCTCCCGACCACGAGGTGATCGTGGTCGGCGCGGGCTTCGGCGGTATCGGCGCCGCTATCGCGCTGCAGCGCAAGGGCATCCACGACATCCTCGTGGTGGACAAATGGGACCGGGTCGGCGGCACCTGGCACGCCAACACCTATCCGGGTGTCGCGGTCGATATTCCGTCGTTCATCTACAGCTTCTCCTATGAGCAGCGGGGCGACTGGTCGCGGATCTTCGCGCCCGGCACCGAGTTACGCGAGTACGCGGAGTCGATGGTCGACAAGTACGGGCTGCGGCCCAAGCTGCGGCTGAACACCACCATCGTCTCGGCCACCTACGACCAACAGGAGCGCCGCTGGCTGCTCGGCACCGACGGCGGGCCAACCCTCACCGCCCGCTACGTGGTGATGGCGATCGGCGGGCTGGAACGCCCGAAGCTGCCCGACATTCCGGGCCTGCACGACTTCGGCGGCACGCTGATGCACACGGCGCTCTGGGACGACGACGTGGCGCTGGCGGGCAAGCGCGTCGCGGTGATCGGCACCGGCGCCACCGCGCTGCAACTGGTGCCCGCGGTCGCCGACCAGGTCGCCCACCTGAGCGTGTTCCAGCGCACGCCGATCTGGGTCTTCCCGAAAACCGATGCGGCGGTGGGCCGGATCGGCCGCGCGATCCTCGGGCGGCCGTGGCTGCGCTCGGGCATCCGGATGCTGGGGACGGTCGCCACCGAGGTGGGCATGGGCGGCATGGTGGTCGGCCCGACCTGGCTCTCGGACGCCGGACGCCGGATGGCCGAGATCCCGGTCCGGCGCTGGATGCGCGCCCAGGTGCACGATCCGGTCGTGCGGGAGAAGCTGATTCCGGCCTACGGCCTCGGCTGCAAGCGCCCGTCGATGTCGAACGACTATCTCGCGACATTCAATCGCCCCGACGTCAGCCTGGTCACCGAGCCGATCGCATTCGTCGGCGAGCACGGCATCACCACCGTCGACGGCAGCGAACACGCCGTCGATGTGCTGATCTGCGCCACGGGATTCAAACTGTGGGAAAAGGATTCGATCCCGCCGTTCCCGGTGACCGGGCGCGACGGATGCGATCTCGGCGAATTCTGGGACCGGCACCGGTTCCAGGCCTACCAGGGCGTGTCGGTGCCCGGTTTCCCGAACATGTTCACCATCACCGGCCCTTACGGTTTCGTGCTCGGCTCGTATATCTGGATGATCGAGGCCACCGCGGCGCATCTGAGCCGCGCCATCGCCGAGACCAAACGGCGGGGCGCGACCGAGTGCGAGATCAGCCGCGAGGCCCACGACGAGTACTTCGCCGAGTGCCTGCGCCGCCAGGAGAAGAACTTCCTGTTCACCTCCGCCTGCGCGGGATCGAACACCTATTACCTCAACAGCCACGGCGATTCACCGTTCCGTCCGTCCACGCACGGCGAGATGTATTGGCACAACCGCCATTTCGACCTCGACAACTATCACTACCGGCACCCCGTCCCCGCCCGCACGGCAGCAGGCGCGGTGCTCGAGGAGTCCGCATGA
- a CDS encoding SDR family NAD(P)-dependent oxidoreductase: MKRTGIHPELVVVTGAGSGIGRAIALRFAKAGAHVVASDLDKDAALATAAMIHARGQRADAAELDVTDPDAWVRFARDVLAAHGVPDVLVNNAGMLVSGAFVDLSPADWERQLSVNLLGVVHGCRVFGAQMIDNGKRGHIVNIASAAAFTPTPVMSAYSVSKAGVKMLTECLRLEFGPKGIGVSAICPGVINTKIGEHAVAVGVDQELLARGKELARRVQDAAAKLPFAPLSPDLVARAAQRAVRYDLAVVPVRAEAWLGYFLLRLAPGVNRRIAQPLDLARMERIGRRALRVLDPSHSIPPAPQPVSAQAEVR; the protein is encoded by the coding sequence ATGAAGCGCACCGGAATACATCCCGAACTGGTCGTGGTGACCGGCGCGGGCAGCGGCATCGGCAGGGCGATCGCCCTGCGCTTCGCCAAGGCGGGCGCCCACGTCGTGGCCTCCGACCTGGACAAGGACGCGGCCCTGGCCACCGCCGCCATGATCCACGCGCGCGGCCAGCGCGCCGACGCGGCCGAGTTGGACGTCACCGATCCGGACGCCTGGGTGCGGTTCGCCCGTGACGTGCTCGCCGCGCACGGTGTGCCCGACGTGCTGGTCAACAATGCGGGCATGCTGGTCAGCGGCGCGTTCGTGGACCTGTCCCCCGCCGACTGGGAGCGCCAGCTGAGCGTGAACCTGCTCGGCGTGGTGCACGGGTGCCGGGTATTCGGCGCACAGATGATCGACAACGGCAAACGCGGCCACATCGTGAACATCGCGTCCGCGGCCGCGTTCACCCCGACGCCGGTGATGTCGGCCTACTCGGTGTCCAAGGCCGGGGTGAAGATGCTCACCGAGTGTCTACGACTCGAGTTCGGGCCCAAGGGCATCGGTGTCAGCGCGATCTGCCCCGGCGTGATCAACACCAAGATCGGCGAGCACGCCGTCGCCGTCGGCGTGGATCAGGAACTGCTCGCGCGCGGCAAGGAACTGGCCAGGCGAGTGCAGGACGCGGCAGCGAAACTGCCGTTCGCGCCGCTGAGTCCGGATCTGGTGGCGCGGGCGGCGCAGCGGGCGGTCCGCTACGATCTCGCGGTCGTTCCGGTGCGGGCCGAGGCCTGGCTGGGCTATTTCCTGCTGCGGCTCGCACCGGGGGTGAACCGGCGCATCGCCCAGCCCCTCGATCTCGCGCGGATGGAACGGATCGGGCGGCGAGCGCTGCGCGTGCTCGATCCGTCCCACTCGATTCCGCCTGCCCCGCAGCCGGTTTCGGCGCAAGCCGAGGTGCGCTGA
- a CDS encoding TetR/AcrR family transcriptional regulator, which translates to MTAAGSSSPAAPRPDARTERWRAHREQVRGEFVDAAFRALAEHGPDVSMDDIARAAGCAKPKLYRHFADKTDLYLAILDRVQRTLWERVLTRISLTTDSLADLLHTAIAEYVAVVEEQPDVFRFLVHSRMAQQAEQPERAIEVARRSALLAAQLIEERLAGQDVDTGSLELTAYAIFGAVGSATDWWLGANRARAEVMSTERFAEHVSVIAEGMLHGVAKLNDLPIDVDLPVHLALRTE; encoded by the coding sequence ATGACGGCCGCCGGTAGCAGCTCGCCCGCGGCACCGCGCCCGGACGCCAGGACCGAACGCTGGCGTGCGCACCGGGAGCAGGTGCGCGGTGAGTTCGTCGATGCCGCGTTCCGCGCGCTCGCCGAGCACGGGCCCGACGTGAGCATGGACGACATCGCGCGGGCCGCAGGCTGCGCCAAACCGAAGCTGTACCGGCATTTCGCCGACAAGACCGATCTGTACCTGGCGATCCTGGACCGGGTGCAGCGCACGCTGTGGGAGCGCGTGCTGACCCGGATCAGCCTGACCACCGATTCGCTGGCCGACCTGCTGCACACCGCCATCGCCGAGTACGTCGCGGTGGTCGAGGAACAGCCCGACGTCTTCCGCTTCCTGGTGCACAGCAGGATGGCCCAGCAGGCCGAACAGCCCGAACGGGCGATCGAGGTGGCCCGGCGCTCGGCGCTGCTGGCGGCGCAGCTGATCGAGGAGCGGCTCGCCGGTCAGGACGTCGACACCGGCAGCCTGGAATTGACCGCGTACGCCATTTTCGGCGCGGTGGGCTCGGCCACCGACTGGTGGCTCGGCGCCAACCGGGCTCGCGCCGAGGTGATGTCCACCGAACGGTTCGCCGAGCATGTCAGCGTGATCGCCGAGGGCATGCTGCACGGCGTCGCCAAGCTGAACGATCTACCGATCGACGTCGATCTGCCGGTGCACCTTGCGTTGCGCACCGAGTGA
- a CDS encoding CorA family divalent cation transporter: MPSIGDAVATGRFDTEVLQRHWIPLGADDAETAAALRERLGVDFAAARQRVWETDNFLYLPVVANYKRGDAIERETIVFALGAEFLVTCQPVEHFVPFDKAIAKMRRNPALTGSAHGVMYALLWALNEASERVIYYASDALEAMNDEIEMATNGYDRRGREIGVADMRGIMSRMNAAEEIVSRTQETQLQLARAARHLMADVAVRSQELESLIAILIADIDGVKQHAGFEHDKVRYLQQSVMTWLDVKQNQIVKVFTIITAVFLPPTLIATFYGMNFTWMPELQWQHGFVATTLMTLVAAVIPLAYIKRKGWLR, encoded by the coding sequence ATGCCGTCCATCGGTGACGCCGTGGCCACCGGTCGGTTCGATACCGAAGTCCTGCAACGACATTGGATTCCGCTCGGGGCGGATGACGCGGAGACCGCGGCGGCGCTGCGCGAGCGGCTCGGCGTCGATTTCGCGGCCGCGCGCCAACGGGTCTGGGAGACCGACAATTTCCTCTACCTGCCGGTGGTGGCCAACTACAAGCGCGGCGACGCCATCGAACGCGAGACGATCGTGTTCGCGCTCGGCGCCGAATTCCTGGTGACCTGTCAGCCGGTCGAGCATTTCGTCCCGTTCGACAAGGCGATCGCGAAGATGCGGCGCAATCCGGCGCTCACCGGTTCCGCGCACGGGGTGATGTACGCGCTGCTGTGGGCGCTCAACGAGGCCTCCGAGCGGGTGATCTACTACGCCAGCGACGCGCTGGAGGCGATGAACGACGAGATCGAGATGGCCACCAACGGTTACGACCGCCGCGGCCGCGAAATCGGCGTCGCCGACATGCGCGGCATCATGTCCCGGATGAACGCGGCCGAGGAGATCGTCTCGCGCACCCAGGAGACCCAGCTCCAATTGGCCCGTGCGGCACGGCATCTGATGGCCGACGTCGCCGTGCGCAGCCAGGAACTGGAGAGTCTGATCGCCATCCTGATCGCCGACATCGACGGGGTGAAACAGCACGCGGGCTTCGAACACGACAAGGTGCGCTACCTGCAGCAGTCGGTGATGACCTGGCTCGACGTCAAACAGAATCAGATCGTCAAGGTGTTCACCATCATCACCGCGGTCTTCCTGCCGCCGACCTTGATCGCCACCTTCTACGGCATGAACTTCACCTGGATGCCGGAGCTGCAGTGGCAGCACGGTTTCGTCGCGACCACGCTGATGACCCTGGTCGCGGCCGTGATTCCGCTGGCCTACATCAAGCGCAAGGGCTGGCTGCGCTGA
- a CDS encoding ArsR/SmtB family transcription factor, which translates to MTEHGEPDLIPAAELHDAAAVFGMLAATARLQILWLLSRGERDVGTLAAEIGQSVPAVSQHLAKLRLAGLVNMRKAGRRNVYSIADSGIADIVRLAFRHHRRRGGSMPGASPQG; encoded by the coding sequence GTGACCGAGCACGGCGAGCCGGACCTCATCCCGGCGGCTGAACTACACGACGCGGCAGCGGTTTTCGGGATGCTCGCGGCCACCGCCCGGCTACAGATCCTCTGGCTGCTCAGCCGCGGCGAGCGCGATGTCGGCACCCTGGCCGCCGAAATCGGTCAATCCGTACCGGCGGTCAGCCAGCATCTCGCGAAACTCCGACTGGCCGGTTTGGTGAATATGCGCAAAGCGGGCAGGCGCAATGTGTACTCGATCGCCGATTCCGGCATCGCCGATATCGTGCGGCTCGCGTTCCGGCACCATCGGCGCCGCGGCGGATCGATGCCGGGCGCGTCGCCGCAGGGCTGA
- a CDS encoding DUF3558 family protein, which yields MRSFAARTGGIAALALLAAGCATAAPEAVPPRAAHPYADCAPVSADQIRDAVHATALLAHHTPQACRWDAQIGAGDASVSFVFSAEDSLQQIWDRARADGFRTEHLVIAEHTFGTVTAAAFYLRNPHDLGDCGVAAAAHGSIIWRVQNRTDATTLDPCAAARQLATLMVDLSP from the coding sequence ATGAGGTCGTTCGCTGCCCGCACCGGCGGAATCGCCGCGCTCGCGCTCCTGGCCGCCGGTTGTGCCACCGCCGCACCCGAGGCCGTACCGCCGCGCGCCGCGCACCCCTACGCCGACTGCGCTCCGGTGTCGGCCGATCAGATCCGCGACGCCGTGCACGCCACCGCCCTGCTCGCCCACCACACGCCGCAGGCCTGCCGCTGGGACGCCCAGATCGGCGCGGGCGACGCGAGCGTCAGCTTCGTCTTCTCGGCAGAGGACTCGCTGCAGCAGATCTGGGACCGCGCCCGCGCCGACGGCTTCCGGACCGAGCACCTGGTGATCGCCGAACACACCTTCGGCACGGTTACCGCCGCCGCCTTCTACCTCCGCAACCCGCACGACCTCGGCGACTGCGGGGTCGCCGCCGCCGCGCACGGCTCGATCATCTGGCGCGTCCAGAATCGCACGGACGCAACCACACTCGACCCGTGCGCTGCCGCACGCCAACTCGCCACCCTGATGGTCGACCTGTCGCCCTGA